TTCATCCGTATTTGCATTTTCCTTCGCTTTTTCAATCATACGCTCAGCTCGTTGTTTTGCACGCTCTGCACGGCTTACATCAATATCTCTTTCACGTTCTGCACTATCGGCAATAATTGAAACAACGTTATCACGAACTTCCATGATACCGCCATTAACAGCGATCCAATCCACGTGTGTATCAGAATCTGTTCTTTTTACACGAACTTCATCAATCGCTAAAGGAACAATGATTGGTGCATGTTTAGGTAAGATCCCAATTTCACCATCTGTTGTTTTGGCAACAACAATCGTTGCACGATGATCATAAACCAATCCATCAGGAGTCACCACATTGACAGTTAAACAATCCATATCTGTGTCTCCTCCTTTTAGTAGTTCAACGTCTTCGCTTTTTCTATAACATCTTCGATTCTACCGACACTACGGAAAGCTTCTTCCGGTAAGTCATCGTATTTTCCATCAAGAATCGCTCTAAAGCCACGAACAGTATCAGCAACTGGAACATATGAACCAGGTTGTCCGGTAAATTGTTCTGCTACATTAAAGTTTTGAGATAAGAAAAATTGGATACGGCGAGCGCGGCCAACCAAGATTTTTTCTTGATCTGATAATTCATCCATCCCTAAGATGGCAATGATATCTTGTAACTCACGGTAACGTTGCAATACATGTTGTACTTCTGTGGCTACAACATAATGCTCGTCACCTACGACTTCTGGTGCTAAAGCACTTGAAGATGAAGCTAACGGATCAACTGCTGGGTAGATACCCATTTCAGTTAAACGACGCTCTAAGTTAGTTGTAGCATCTAAATGGGCAAAGGCTGTTGCCGGTGCCGGATCAGTATAGTCATCGGCTGGCACATAGATTGCTTGAATCGATGTGATAGAGCCTTTTTTGGTAGAAGTAATGCGTTCTTGCAATTGTCCCATTTCAGTCGCAAGTGTTGGTTGGTACCCAACAGCTGACGGCATCCGACCTAAGAGGGCAGACACTTCAGAACCTGCTTGAGTGAAACGGAAAATATTATCGATGAACAAGAGTACATCTTGACCTTCAACATCACGGAAATATTCCGCAATCGTCAAACCCGTTAACGCCACACGCATACGGGCACCAGGAGGCTCATTCATTTGACCGAAAACCATGGCTGTTTTTTCGATAACTCCAGAGTCCTTCATTTCAAAATAAAGGTCATTCCCTTCACGTGTCCGCTCGCCAACACCAGTAAATACGGAAATACCGCCATGTTCTTGTGCAATATTATGAATTAGTTCTTGAATCAAAACGGTTTTACCAACACCGGCACCACCAAATAGTCCAACTTTACCACCTTTTAGGTAAGGTGCTAATAAATCGATTACTTTGATCCCAGTTTCTAAAATTTCATTACTTGTGCTTAAATCGGCAAAATCAAGGGCTTTTTTGTGAATGCCACTGCGGATAGCATCTTCTGGAAATGGTTCTTCCAAGTCGATCGTATCGCCTAGAACGTTGAAAACACGACCCAAGGTTTCTTTTCCAACAGGAACAGAAATGGGTTTACCTGTATCGATGACTTCCATGCCACGTTGTAATCCATCTGTGGATTCCATGGCGATCGAACGAATAACACCGTCACCTAGTTCTAAAGCTACTTCTAGCACGACTTTTTGTTTTTCTTCGCCGTTTTTATAAACGACTAATGCATTGTTTATATCTGGTAAGGATTGATCTAGTGAAAACTCCACGTCAACAACGGGACCGATTACTTCAACAATCTTTCCTGAACTCATGTGTCTTTCCTCCATTTCGTTTAAAAAGGTTATAAAAATAGTGTTAAAGAGCGAGCAGTTAGAGCACAGTCAGACTGTCCATTTTTTGGATATTCTGACTGCGTGAAACTGCTGAGCTCTTGGTATTTTTATACCGTTGAAGAGGTTATAAAAATATTGTTCAAGAGCGAGCAGTTGGAGCACAATCTGACTATCCGCTTTTTGGATATTCAGATTGTGTGAAACTGCTGAGCTCTTGGTATTTTTATACCGTTAAAGAGGTTATAAAAATATCGAAGGCTCGACAGATTTACACCTAACGAGGTCGTGATAAAACCTATCTTCTCTATTACTCTATACGAAGTTTGAGTCAATCTGACTCAAATTCTACTTTTTTATTCTAACGCTGCAGCACCTGCTACAATTTCGGTGATTTCTTGTGTGATTGCGCCTTGGCGAGCACGGTTATAAGAAATCGTCAAATCACTAATAATATTTTGCGCATTATCAGTGGCTGTTTTCATCGCTGTCATTCCAGCAGCATGTTCCGCTGTTTTGGCATCGATAATAGCGCCATAGATCAAACTTTCAGCATATTGCGGTAATAAATTATCTAAGATGGCTTCTTCTGAAGGCTCTAAAATATATTCTTGCTCATACGTTGTCGCTTCATCTGGATCTAAATCTGAAATCGGCAGCATTTTTTCTACACGAAATTGGCTAGTCAATGAATTAATATGGTGGTTATAGCAAACATACAACTCATCAAAGACTTCACTTTCATACATCGTAGTAGCCGTCGAAACGATTTTCCTAACTTCATCAAAACTAGGTTGATCACTTAAGCCACGAAGCTCATAGGCAACATTTATTCCACGAGCTTTGAAAAAATCTGCCGCCGTTCCGCCAATAGCAATCAAGACATATTCATCTTGAGATTTATGATCATCTGCCATCATTTTCATCGTTTGTTTCAAAATTGAACTGTTATACCCACCAACTAATCCTTTATCAGAAGTAATGACGATATAACCTGTTTTTTTCACAGGACGAGATGTTAGCATCATATGGTAGTTTCCACTTTCTGACGCTTCTTCATTGTCATATGAATCCAATTCTTCCAGATCACTTAATTGTGCTGCCACAAGATGAGTCACGATAGAACGGATTTTTGACGCATATTCTTGAAAACTTCTAGAAGCCGCTTCTGATTTTGTCAGTTTAGCACCTGAAACCATCTGCATAGCATTGGTGATTTGACTGGTTTTTTTAGTTGAAGCAATGCGTTGTTTGATTTCATTTAATGAAGCACCCAATTCTTGTCACCTCTCTTACGCATTTTGAATTGATTCAAGTGTATCTTTTGCAGTAGAAACTTCTAAGTTGGCTGCACCGAAAATTTCTTTAAATTCGCTGATTGCTGCATCTAGATCTTCTGATTTTGGTAAATCTTTCGTTGTGCGGATCGTTTCAAATAACTCAGGATGTTTGCCATCTAAAAAGTCAAATAATTCAGATTCAAAATCTAGAATTTTTGCAACACTGATACTGTCTAAGAAGCCATGTGTCAATGCATATAAGATCACAACTTGTTTTTCTACCGCTAATGGCGCATGTAGTTTTTGTTTTAAAATTTCGACAGTACGACGACCACGATTTAATTTTGCTTGTGTTGCCGCATCTAAATCAGAACCAAATTGAGTGAAGGCTTCTAATTCACGGTAACTAGCTAAATCTAAACGAAGCGTACCTGCTACTTTTTTCATTGCTTTGATTTGTGCTGAACCACCAACACGCGATACTGAAAGACCGGCATCAACGGCTGGACGAGTTCCTGCATAGAATAAGTCGCTTTCTAGGAAGATTTGTCCATCTGTGATTGAAATAACATTTGTTGGGATATAAGCTGAAATATCTCCGGCTTGGGTTTCAACAAATGGCAAGGCAGTCATTGAACCACCGCCTAATTCATCGCTTAATTTTGCTGCACGTTCTAATAGACGTGAATGCAGATAGAAAACATCACCTGGATAAGCTTCCCGACCTGGAGGACGGCGTAGTAATAATGAAAGTTCACGATAAGCAACAGCTTGTTTTGATAAGTCATCAAAGATGATCAAAACATGTTTGCCGTTATACATGAATTCTTCACCCATCGCAGCTCCTGCATAAGGGGCAATATAAAGTAATGGCGCTGGTTGAGATGCTCCAGCATTTACAATAATTGTATAATCAAGGGCACCATATGCTCTTAGTGTTTCAACTTGGTTACGAACCGTTGATTCCTTTTGTCCGATTGCAACATAGATACAAATCACATCTTGACCTTTCTGGTTGATGATTGTATCAATAGCAATCGATGTTTTACCTGTTTTACGGTCACCGATCACTAATTCACGTTGCCCACGACCGATTGGTACAAGTGCGTCGATCGCTTTGAGACCTGTTTGCATTGGTTGGTCAACTGATTTTCTTTGCATAACACCTGGCGCTGCCGCTTCAACAGGACGAGTCTTATCCGTTTTAATTTCACCTAAGCCGTCGATTGGTTGGCCTAACGGATTAACAACACGTCCGATCATTGCTTCACCAACTGGAACTTCCATGATTTTACCAGTCCGTTTTACTTTGTCGCCTTCTCGAATGGTTTCAAAATCACCCAAGATGATAATACCGACATCATTGGTTTCTAAGTTTTGCGCCATTCCGTATGAGCCATTAGAAAATTCAAGTAATTCTCCACTCATCGCATTTTCTAAACCATGGGCACGAGCAATTCCATCCCCAACGTATGTGACAGTTCCAATCTCTTCGACTGCCAATTCTTGTTGATAATTTTTGATTTGTTCCTTAATCAAGGCACTGATTTCTTCTGCTTTGATAGCCATTCAATTCACCTCTTTATTGTGCTGAACGTTATTTTAATAACAATTCTTGGATTCGTTCTAACTGTTTGTGGATACTACCATCAATCACTTTGTAATTGGCTTCGATGATTACGCCGCCAACAATGGTTGGATCGATTAAATTGATTAAATTTGCTTGTTCATAGCCTAAAAGTTTGGCTGCTTTTTCTTCCATCAATTGATGCTGTTCTTTCGTTAATGGAACGGCAGTCAAAGCTGTTCCTAAAAGTAAGCTCTTGTGTTCATCATAACGTCTTTCGTATTCATCGATCATCAATAGAAGATCATTCATACGGGAATAGTTATAAACGACTTTTAAAAAGTTCTCTGTCGTGCCTTCAAAGCCATTTAACATTTGTTTCATGATCTCGTCTTTTTCGTAAGGTTCAAGACGAACATCACTTAAGATATCACCTAAATCTGGCACTTCATTAAAAATTTCTCTAAGTTTTAATAAGTCTTGATAAATGCTGTCAGCTTCTTGCTTTTCAATCGCCAACTCAAACAAAGCTTTGCCATAGCGTTTACCGACTGTATATTTATCTAGCTTCATTTGACTTACCTAAGCCTTCGATATAAGAATTGATCAGCGAGTCATGTGCATCGGGGGTCAATTCTTTATTTAAAATTTTCTCTGCAATTTGTAAAGACAAGGTTGCCACTTCATCTTTAACAGACGCCAACGCTTCTTCATGCTCTTGAGAAATATCAAGACGTGCTTTTTCTCGTAAACGTGAAACTTCATCATTGGTTTCTGATAAGATTTTTTGACGGTTTTGGTCTCCGCTCTCTTTCGCATGTTTAAGGATTTCTGCTGCTTCTGATTTAGAAGAAAGCAATTTTTGTTGGCGTTCTTCTTGCAATTTAGCAGCTGCGATTCGAGATTGTTCTGCAGAATCTAAATCGTTGGCAATTTTATCTTCACGTTTTTTTAACATATCAGTGATAGCTTCCCAAGCGAATTTCTTGATTAGAAGCATCAAAATTAGAAAAGCGCCACTTACAACAATCATTGTACCAATTGTTGTACTGGGTCCTGCTTCACCGATTACTAAATAATCTAGCATGAAGTTTCAACTTCCTTTCTCTGCAATACTTTATGGTGATTGTGGTTTATTACTTTTTTTGGATAAGCTTGATGTTTTTTTATAAGTGACTGCTCATCATCTGCTCTGCCTTTGGTTAGAATTTTTGAAGTGTACTTGACGTTTTTGACGGTCTACTTTATTTTGGAGAAGTTTGATGGTTCTTTTAATCGGTTACTTCTCTCTCTTCGTTCGCCAAGTACTGCTCATCATCTTCTCTGCCTTTGATTAGAACTTTTGAAGTGTACTTGATGTTTTTGACGGTCTACTTTATTTTGGAGAAGTTTGATGGTTCTTTTAATCGGTTACTTCTCTCTCTTCGTTCGCCAAGTACTGCTCATCATCTGCTCTGCCGGAGGCAGTCGCAGTGATTCGCAGCAAAGAAAGCAGTAACGCGTGGCGTTTTAAAAACTCAGCGTCCTGCCTTCTAAAGAAATTATTTAAGCACTAATAACAATGCAATAACTACACCTAGAATAGGAACCGCTTCGATCAAGGCAACCCCGATAAACATTGTTGTTCTTAGTTGTCCAGCCATTTCTGGTTGGCGTGTCATTGATTCGATTGTTTTTGAGATAACTTTTCCGTTACCATAAGCTGCTCCGACTGCTGCTCCGAAAACTGCGATTGCTGCTGCTATATAATTTAATCCGTCCATTTTTGTTTTCCTCCTAAGAAATAGTTGTTTTCATTTATTGTTTATTCTTCGACTTCAACTTTATGAGCCATGTAAACCATTGATAATGTTACAAAAATAAATGCTTGAATTCCGCCGATAAATAATGAGAAGGCTAACCAAATCATTTCTAGCGGTATTGCGAGTGGAATTGTCCAAAGTCCAACGCTGGATACAAGTCCGGCAATTAGTCCAAGTAATACTTCACCGGCAAAAATATTTCCGTACAAACGTAGTGCCAACGTAAGCAAGTTCGTAAATTCTTCCATCAACTTGATTGGCATTAAAAAAGATACCGGACTTAAAAAGCTGTTTTTGAAATATCCTTTTAAGCCAAAACGACTAACACTGAAGAAATGTGTTAAAGCAATCATAATCAATGCTAGTGTTAAGGTAACCATTGGATCGGCTGTTGGGCTCTTCCAATATGTGTAATCCCCGATAGCCACTTTTGTTACTAACCCAATAATGTTAGCAACTAAAACGAACATAAACATCGTGAATGCTAGCAGGTGAAAATTTGTTACTTCTTTACTCGGCATATTGTCGGTAATGATACTTCGAACAAAATCAATGAGATACTCAATGACATTTTGTTTGCCTTTAGGTTTCATTTGAATATTCCTTGTGCAGAAATATACTATCCCAAAGACAATGACACATGTTAACAGAACCATTAAGCAAATCGTTCCGTCAAACCAAATTGGCCCAATCTTGAAGAGTAGTGTCTTCTCTTCCAAATTATTTCACCTCTTTTCCAACAAACTTGCGAGAAGCTTAAAAAGGCTTCTATTTCTTAACCACACGTATCATACCACCAACGATGAATAATTTCAAAAGAATTTCATGAAAATTTGACACTTCTTTTAATGTGACAAAATATTAAAAGAATAGAGTCCAACTGGTATTCGATAGTACGAAGGTCGGTTACTGAAAAAACGATGAAAACTCATCAGTTTCCTTACACTCTACCAAATTTTTCACATAAGATAAAGCAAAGAAAACAAATATGCGAAAAAGAATAAAATCACCTAATTAAAAGAGTTCATTTTATTCTTAAACACTTGAATTTTATTCCATTAACGTAAACTTTCTTTTAAGGTACGACTGATTTCTCGATTGATCTCTTTGCGTTTTAAATCTTCACGCTTGTCATATTGTTTCTTCCCTTTTGCAAGACCAATCAACACTTTAGCATAGCCGTTACGGATATATACTTTTAACGGGATGATCGTAATTCCCGTATTTTTTGTTTCAGCAATCAATTTTGCAATTTGTTTTTTGTGTAACAATAATTTTCTTGTTCTTAAAGGATCATGATTAAAAATATTCCCTTGCTCATAGGGACTGATGTGAACATTGAGCAGGTAGGCTTCACCATTTCTGATTCTAGCAAAGCCGTCTTTCAAATTGATTCGTCCATTGCGAATTGATTTGATCTCTGTTCCTTGTAAAACAATTCCTGCTTCCATTGTATCAACAACAGTATAGTCATGCCGTGCTTTACGATTTTGGGCAATCAGCTTACCTTCCCCTTTTGGCATACCCATTCCTCCAATTTCTATTTATTCTTTTGTTTCTTACTTTTTTTCTTTTTCGCTACTTCTTTATAGAAAGGTTTTTTGCCTTTTTTCTTATTCTTCTTTTGTGTAAATGGTTTTTTATCACTATTTTTATGATCTAAACTGCGTTTTCGGCGATTATCCTGACGTTTCTTTTGTTTCGGTGCTTCGATTCTTTCTACTTCTTCCGCTTCAAGAAACTCAAAATCGATTTCTCTTGTTTCAGGATCAGCTTTATCCACTTTTACCTTAACTTTTTGACCGATTTTCAACGTCATTCCTGTTCGTTCACCAACAAGAGCCATATGATTTTCAATAAAATGGAAATAATCTTGTTTCAAGTTATTGACATGGATCAACCCTTCAATTGTATTCGGAAGTTCTACAAATAATCCGAATCGAGTAACTGAGCTAATGATCCCATCATATTCTTCACCAATTTTCTCTGCCATAAATTCAGCTTTCTTCATTGAGTCAACTTCACGTTCTGTCTCAACCGCTCGACGCTCCATTCTTGAGCTATGATCTGCAATATCAGGTAAGTCCTGTTCCCATTTTTCTTTTAGCTTTTCGGAGACATTCCCTGCATAACTGCGAATCAATCGATGCACGATCAAGTCTGGGTAACGACGGATCGGTGAGGTAAAGTGAGTATAGTACTCAGCAGCCAAGCCATAGTGTCCATAGTTATCTTCTGAATAACGAGCTTGTTGCATACTACGCAATAACATTGTATTGATCACAGCTTCTTCTGGCTTATCTGCAACTTGTTCTAAAACTCTTTGCAAATCTTTAGGTGTAATATCTGCCTTCGTGCCTTTAACTAAAATACCTAACATAGCGGCAAAATCGAAGAATCGCTGCATTTTTTCTTCTTTAGGTTGTTCATGGATTCGATAAATAAACGGTAGTTTCAAATCATTGAAATGCTTCGCTACCGTTTCATTGGCTACAAGCATAAATGATTCAATCAAACGTTCACCAACGCCTCGTGTCCGAAGTAAGATATCATGTGGGTGACCTTCTGCATCCACTAAAACTTTTGCTTCACGATCTTCAAATGAAATTGCGCCACGGTTTTCCCGCATTTGTTCGAGAATATGGTGAAGTTCTCCCATTTCTTTAAACATGGTTAGTAATTTTTTATAACGTCTCATCGTTTCTGGTTTTTCTTCTTCTAAAATTTCATTGACTGCCGTATAGGTCATTCGTTCAGTCGTTTGGATCACACTTTGGAAAATATCATGCTTCACGACATGACCTTCTGGTGTTATTTCCATCTCGCAACTCATTGTAAGTCTCGGCACATTAGGATTCAACGAACAAATGCCATTAGATAAACGTTGCGGAATCATCGGCACAACTCGGTCAGTCAAGTACACGCTAGTCCCGCGTTCATAAGCTTCTTGGTCTAACTCACTGCCTTCTGTTAGATAGTAAGAGACATCTGCAATGTGCACGCCTAAAAAATAGTTGCCGTTCGTCAATTTTTGTACTGTTACTGCATCATCTAAATCTTTGGCATCTTCCCCGTCGATCGTGACGATCAGTTGATCCCGTAAATCTCGACGACCTTGTATATCGGTCTCTGAAATAGTCTCTGGCACTTTGTCCGCTTCAGCGATCACTTCATCAGGAAAACTAGTTGGAATACCGTGAGCCACAACGATCGACAAGATATCCATACCAGGATCGTTTTTATGCCCCACTACTTTTTTGACGATTCCTTCTAAACTTTTTGGATATTCTTTTTCTGGATAGTGGGTCACTTCTACGATCACAATACTACCGTCAACTGGTTTGATTCCTTGAGCTGCGATGTTAAACGTCAGCCCAGTCATTTTTTTGTCTTTTGGAACTGCATAGCCATATAAATCGGTTTCGTTGACTTCTTTTTCATCATAGGCGATAAATTCACCGACTACCTGAGTAATTGCACGTGTTTTAATTGCTACAACTTTCCCTTCAGCACCTCGGTCTGAAAAAGCATCTGCTGGTTGTACGATATCAATTACAACAATATCGCCATCCATAGCAAAGTTAACTGCTTCTTTTGGAATATAAACGTCTGCTTCTTCAGGGTCGATTGTTACAAACCCAAAGCCTCGTTCATTAGCACGGAAAGTTCCTTCGATGTCACCATTTTTTTGCGGCAAACGGATCTTGCCTTTTTTGTTAAATTCAACTAATTTTTCACGTTCCATGGTTGCAATGGTTTGAACTAACAATTTAAAGTCTGAGCTTTTTTGTAGTTGCAACCCTTCTGCGATTTCTTCCATGGAGACACTTTTTTTCGGATGATTTTCCATGAAAAACAGGATTTTCTCCTTGATTGTTTGTTTTGTCATTCTTTCTCCTCATTCCAAGACAATGTATTCAAAAATGTGACTACGTCTTGTTCTAATTGTTTATGATCTGGTCCAATCGTTAGTACATGACCACTATCTGGATACCAGTTTAATGTAAATCGTGTTTGGGTCAGCGCTTCAGCCGTTTTATAAACACCTAGCGGATCGATCATTTGATCCTTACCTGCTTGTCCCATAAAAACAGGAACCTTGATTTGATCAAGTTTATTGGCCGTCTGTTCTGAAAAATTTTCAATATCTTTTAATTGCGCGAAAGAGGCTTCTTTGATTTTGACCATCCGCTGTGCTCTTTCTTCATTTGGCACACCAGCCGTTTTTAACACTTTATCTGCATATAAAACAAAATTTTCCGGAACTGTGTTTTTTACTGGGAAAATCGGTGAGCAGAAAAAACCGCCACCTATAATTCCTGCCACCTGACTTGTCAATGCCTCCATTGTAAAAATTCCACCCATCGAAAGACCAAAAACGGCAATTTCCTGATACCCTTTTTCTTTTAAAAACTGAACAGCCTCAATTGTATCCCGCTGCCAATCACTTGTTGTCTTTTCTAAAATATCTTCTGGCGCAACGGTTGCATGACCCGAAAAATTTGGGGAATAAACAGTATAATTTTCTTTTTCTAAATAACGACTCAGCATACGTACATCGTTGCTGCTTCCTGAATAAGCGTGTAAGAGTAATACTGCACGAGAACCATTTTGCGTAAATAATGGTTTAGGTAGACTTATTGTTTTCACTTCTCAATTCACCTCATCCTCATTTTAGCACATTATCCTTTGAAAACCTTATGAAAAGAAAGGTTTTCCTGTAACTTTTCATAAGTGCCTATTCAATTTTTTAAAAGAAAAAAAGCCCCTCAGTAAATGAAGGACTTCAAAGGTCTTACTTTGATGATAATAATACTAAAATAAATAATAGTAACATCCAAACTGCACCAATAATTGCTGTTGCGCGTTGCATAACAGCTTCAAATCCACGTGCTTTTTGCTTACCGAAAAGTTTATCTGCGCCACCTGTAAATGCACTTGCTGCACTGTTTTGTTTACTTGGTTGCATCATAACGGCAATAACCATCACTACTGAAAGGATGATTACGAGTGTTAAAATAAAATTATACATAGTC
The DNA window shown above is from Enterococcus sp. 12C11_DIV0727 and carries:
- a CDS encoding F0F1 ATP synthase subunit epsilon — its product is MDCLTVNVVTPDGLVYDHRATIVVAKTTDGEIGILPKHAPIIVPLAIDEVRVKRTDSDTHVDWIAVNGGIMEVRDNVVSIIADSAERERDIDVSRAERAKQRAERMIEKAKENANTDELRRATVALHRAINRINVSKHT
- the atpD gene encoding F0F1 ATP synthase subunit beta, yielding MSSGKIVEVIGPVVDVEFSLDQSLPDINNALVVYKNGEEKQKVVLEVALELGDGVIRSIAMESTDGLQRGMEVIDTGKPISVPVGKETLGRVFNVLGDTIDLEEPFPEDAIRSGIHKKALDFADLSTSNEILETGIKVIDLLAPYLKGGKVGLFGGAGVGKTVLIQELIHNIAQEHGGISVFTGVGERTREGNDLYFEMKDSGVIEKTAMVFGQMNEPPGARMRVALTGLTIAEYFRDVEGQDVLLFIDNIFRFTQAGSEVSALLGRMPSAVGYQPTLATEMGQLQERITSTKKGSITSIQAIYVPADDYTDPAPATAFAHLDATTNLERRLTEMGIYPAVDPLASSSSALAPEVVGDEHYVVATEVQHVLQRYRELQDIIAILGMDELSDQEKILVGRARRIQFFLSQNFNVAEQFTGQPGSYVPVADTVRGFRAILDGKYDDLPEEAFRSVGRIEDVIEKAKTLNY
- a CDS encoding F0F1 ATP synthase subunit gamma, encoding MGASLNEIKQRIASTKKTSQITNAMQMVSGAKLTKSEAASRSFQEYASKIRSIVTHLVAAQLSDLEELDSYDNEEASESGNYHMMLTSRPVKKTGYIVITSDKGLVGGYNSSILKQTMKMMADDHKSQDEYVLIAIGGTAADFFKARGINVAYELRGLSDQPSFDEVRKIVSTATTMYESEVFDELYVCYNHHINSLTSQFRVEKMLPISDLDPDEATTYEQEYILEPSEEAILDNLLPQYAESLIYGAIIDAKTAEHAAGMTAMKTATDNAQNIISDLTISYNRARQGAITQEITEIVAGAAALE
- the atpA gene encoding F0F1 ATP synthase subunit alpha, with product MAIKAEEISALIKEQIKNYQQELAVEEIGTVTYVGDGIARAHGLENAMSGELLEFSNGSYGMAQNLETNDVGIIILGDFETIREGDKVKRTGKIMEVPVGEAMIGRVVNPLGQPIDGLGEIKTDKTRPVEAAAPGVMQRKSVDQPMQTGLKAIDALVPIGRGQRELVIGDRKTGKTSIAIDTIINQKGQDVICIYVAIGQKESTVRNQVETLRAYGALDYTIIVNAGASQPAPLLYIAPYAGAAMGEEFMYNGKHVLIIFDDLSKQAVAYRELSLLLRRPPGREAYPGDVFYLHSRLLERAAKLSDELGGGSMTALPFVETQAGDISAYIPTNVISITDGQIFLESDLFYAGTRPAVDAGLSVSRVGGSAQIKAMKKVAGTLRLDLASYRELEAFTQFGSDLDAATQAKLNRGRRTVEILKQKLHAPLAVEKQVVILYALTHGFLDSISVAKILDFESELFDFLDGKHPELFETIRTTKDLPKSEDLDAAISEFKEIFGAANLEVSTAKDTLESIQNA
- the atpH gene encoding ATP synthase F1 subunit delta, translating into MKLDKYTVGKRYGKALFELAIEKQEADSIYQDLLKLREIFNEVPDLGDILSDVRLEPYEKDEIMKQMLNGFEGTTENFLKVVYNYSRMNDLLLMIDEYERRYDEHKSLLLGTALTAVPLTKEQHQLMEEKAAKLLGYEQANLINLIDPTIVGGVIIEANYKVIDGSIHKQLERIQELLLK
- the atpF gene encoding F0F1 ATP synthase subunit B, with amino-acid sequence MLDYLVIGEAGPSTTIGTMIVVSGAFLILMLLIKKFAWEAITDMLKKREDKIANDLDSAEQSRIAAAKLQEERQQKLLSSKSEAAEILKHAKESGDQNRQKILSETNDEVSRLREKARLDISQEHEEALASVKDEVATLSLQIAEKILNKELTPDAHDSLINSYIEGLGKSNEAR
- the atpE gene encoding F0F1 ATP synthase subunit C; this encodes MDGLNYIAAAIAVFGAAVGAAYGNGKVISKTIESMTRQPEMAGQLRTTMFIGVALIEAVPILGVVIALLLVLK
- the atpB gene encoding F0F1 ATP synthase subunit A — translated: MEEKTLLFKIGPIWFDGTICLMVLLTCVIVFGIVYFCTRNIQMKPKGKQNVIEYLIDFVRSIITDNMPSKEVTNFHLLAFTMFMFVLVANIIGLVTKVAIGDYTYWKSPTADPMVTLTLALIMIALTHFFSVSRFGLKGYFKNSFLSPVSFLMPIKLMEEFTNLLTLALRLYGNIFAGEVLLGLIAGLVSSVGLWTIPLAIPLEMIWLAFSLFIGGIQAFIFVTLSMVYMAHKVEVEE
- the smpB gene encoding SsrA-binding protein SmpB, whose translation is MPKGEGKLIAQNRKARHDYTVVDTMEAGIVLQGTEIKSIRNGRINLKDGFARIRNGEAYLLNVHISPYEQGNIFNHDPLRTRKLLLHKKQIAKLIAETKNTGITIIPLKVYIRNGYAKVLIGLAKGKKQYDKREDLKRKEINREISRTLKESLR
- the rnr gene encoding ribonuclease R; amino-acid sequence: MTKQTIKEKILFFMENHPKKSVSMEEIAEGLQLQKSSDFKLLVQTIATMEREKLVEFNKKGKIRLPQKNGDIEGTFRANERGFGFVTIDPEEADVYIPKEAVNFAMDGDIVVIDIVQPADAFSDRGAEGKVVAIKTRAITQVVGEFIAYDEKEVNETDLYGYAVPKDKKMTGLTFNIAAQGIKPVDGSIVIVEVTHYPEKEYPKSLEGIVKKVVGHKNDPGMDILSIVVAHGIPTSFPDEVIAEADKVPETISETDIQGRRDLRDQLIVTIDGEDAKDLDDAVTVQKLTNGNYFLGVHIADVSYYLTEGSELDQEAYERGTSVYLTDRVVPMIPQRLSNGICSLNPNVPRLTMSCEMEITPEGHVVKHDIFQSVIQTTERMTYTAVNEILEEEKPETMRRYKKLLTMFKEMGELHHILEQMRENRGAISFEDREAKVLVDAEGHPHDILLRTRGVGERLIESFMLVANETVAKHFNDLKLPFIYRIHEQPKEEKMQRFFDFAAMLGILVKGTKADITPKDLQRVLEQVADKPEEAVINTMLLRSMQQARYSEDNYGHYGLAAEYYTHFTSPIRRYPDLIVHRLIRSYAGNVSEKLKEKWEQDLPDIADHSSRMERRAVETEREVDSMKKAEFMAEKIGEEYDGIISSVTRFGLFVELPNTIEGLIHVNNLKQDYFHFIENHMALVGERTGMTLKIGQKVKVKVDKADPETREIDFEFLEAEEVERIEAPKQKKRQDNRRKRSLDHKNSDKKPFTQKKNKKKGKKPFYKEVAKKKKSKKQKNK
- a CDS encoding alpha/beta hydrolase, whose protein sequence is MKTISLPKPLFTQNGSRAVLLLHAYSGSSNDVRMLSRYLEKENYTVYSPNFSGHATVAPEDILEKTTSDWQRDTIEAVQFLKEKGYQEIAVFGLSMGGIFTMEALTSQVAGIIGGGFFCSPIFPVKNTVPENFVLYADKVLKTAGVPNEERAQRMVKIKEASFAQLKDIENFSEQTANKLDQIKVPVFMGQAGKDQMIDPLGVYKTAEALTQTRFTLNWYPDSGHVLTIGPDHKQLEQDVVTFLNTLSWNEEKE
- the secG gene encoding preprotein translocase subunit SecG encodes the protein MYNFILTLVIILSVVMVIAVMMQPSKQNSAASAFTGGADKLFGKQKARGFEAVMQRATAIIGAVWMLLLFILVLLSSK